In one Zobellia galactanivorans genomic region, the following are encoded:
- a CDS encoding efflux RND transporter permease subunit — protein MNSKQQKNADKEFSLASWAIDNPSVIYVMIAIFLWLGLKSYFAMPREDFPEIVETKIYISTIYPGNTAEDVERLITDPLEDRLKNVSNVVEITSTSQEDYSIITVEFDEDLTVEQAKQKVKDEVDSEKAGEDWPTFNNAKVEPNVFDLNLSESFPIMNVNFTGDYPVEKLKEFAEYLQDEIEDLPEIKEVNIRGAQEKEVEVAVDVYKMMASKVSFQDVINAISNGNSTMSAGNIQSGGQRRTIRILGEIDDPKELDDFVVKSENGAVYLKDIAEVSFSEEEKTTYAREFGKNVVMLDIKKRSGKNMIEATTKVREIVKKEQESYFPADLNITIANDSSGRTLNQVDDLVNNIIFGIILVVTVLMFFLGFRNALFVGFAIPMSMFMSFMILNNLGYTLNTMILFGMIMGLGMMVDNGIVVVENVYRLMSEGMSRTEAAKKGIGEIAFPIIISTLTTVAAFVPLGLWPGIFGQFMIYFPITLSVVLGSSLFVAIFMNSMLVSQFMEIGEKELTVKQLIRISAILGGFGLFILIFGGTMRGLGSVMILTALMFWIYKYALKKWAISFQNGAMVRFENWYEKRIAHSLRGKNVYWYFGITFALLIAVFMAFGASLGSGRTKVEFFPDNKPNEIYAYIEYPQGTSIEKTNKLTKEIEKRVFEVANQDKYTDGEHNFLIESAVSQVGEGAGNPQTDGGSAAEMPHRGKVTLSMREFKYRNGLDTEVLRGEIQEALTGIFPGVAISVEKEANGPPAGYPINIELEGKDYTELINTAEDIRNFINTKNIAGIEELKIDVNKSKPSMEVVVDREKAGELGVSVGQVGLQLRRSLFGEKAGVYKLDGDDYDINVRFNEDIRYNKNALFNQNIIFRDPANGQIKEIPVSAVAKQKNSSGFSAIKHKDKKRVVTIYSQLKPGFSDAGAIVAEIQKEMDNFKQLPKDVKIDFTGQIEEQNKQMQFLVGAFFSGLGLIMLILVFQFGGVSKPLIIMIAIFLSFIGVFGGLMVTGWSFVIMMTMMGIISLAGIVVNNGVVLLDYTQILIDRKKVELGLSDKDLISLEEVTEIITKGGKARLRPVILTAITTVLGLIPLAIGLNIDFFSLFSEFDAKIYMGGDNVVFWGPLAWTVIFGLVVATFLTLIIVPVLFNITYRIKIAVWGRKKERPIKAENHLEASA, from the coding sequence ATGAACAGTAAACAACAGAAAAACGCCGATAAAGAGTTTAGCCTTGCATCGTGGGCCATTGACAATCCCTCGGTCATCTATGTGATGATCGCCATTTTCCTATGGTTGGGCCTGAAGTCGTATTTTGCAATGCCCCGTGAAGATTTTCCTGAAATCGTAGAGACCAAAATCTATATCAGTACCATTTACCCAGGTAACACGGCAGAAGACGTAGAACGTTTGATTACCGACCCTCTGGAAGATCGGCTTAAAAACGTAAGTAATGTAGTCGAGATAACCTCTACTTCGCAAGAAGACTATTCGATAATTACGGTCGAGTTCGATGAAGACCTAACGGTGGAACAGGCTAAACAGAAGGTCAAGGATGAGGTAGATAGCGAAAAGGCCGGAGAAGACTGGCCCACCTTTAACAATGCCAAGGTCGAGCCCAATGTCTTTGATCTTAACCTGTCGGAGTCATTTCCGATCATGAACGTGAATTTCACAGGCGACTATCCCGTTGAAAAGCTAAAGGAATTTGCCGAATACCTGCAAGATGAAATTGAAGACTTGCCCGAGATCAAAGAGGTAAACATTCGCGGGGCACAAGAGAAGGAGGTAGAAGTGGCCGTAGACGTCTATAAAATGATGGCCTCAAAAGTCAGCTTTCAAGATGTTATCAATGCCATCAGCAACGGTAACTCTACCATGTCGGCCGGTAACATCCAATCGGGCGGACAACGCCGGACCATACGTATTTTAGGCGAAATCGACGACCCCAAGGAACTAGACGACTTTGTAGTAAAATCCGAGAACGGGGCGGTATACCTAAAAGACATAGCCGAAGTTAGTTTTTCAGAGGAAGAAAAAACCACATACGCCCGAGAGTTCGGTAAAAACGTGGTAATGCTCGACATCAAAAAACGATCGGGCAAAAACATGATCGAAGCGACGACCAAGGTTCGTGAAATCGTAAAAAAAGAGCAAGAAAGCTATTTTCCGGCCGACCTGAACATCACCATTGCCAATGATTCTTCAGGCAGGACACTGAACCAGGTCGATGACCTTGTAAACAACATTATCTTTGGTATAATCTTGGTCGTAACGGTACTGATGTTCTTTTTAGGCTTTAGAAACGCCCTTTTTGTGGGCTTCGCCATTCCGATGTCAATGTTTATGTCGTTCATGATCTTAAACAATTTGGGCTATACCTTGAATACCATGATCCTTTTCGGTATGATTATGGGACTGGGTATGATGGTCGACAATGGAATCGTGGTCGTTGAGAACGTCTATCGTTTAATGAGCGAAGGCATGTCGCGCACCGAAGCCGCCAAAAAAGGTATCGGTGAAATTGCATTTCCTATCATCATTTCAACATTGACTACCGTGGCAGCCTTTGTACCCCTCGGTCTATGGCCCGGTATATTCGGCCAGTTTATGATCTATTTCCCGATTACCTTATCGGTAGTTCTGGGGTCGTCACTTTTCGTGGCCATTTTCATGAACTCCATGTTGGTTTCCCAATTTATGGAAATCGGCGAAAAAGAACTTACCGTCAAGCAACTCATCCGTATTAGTGCCATATTGGGCGGGTTCGGACTTTTTATCTTAATTTTCGGTGGGACCATGAGGGGCTTGGGCTCCGTAATGATCCTAACGGCACTGATGTTCTGGATCTACAAATACGCGCTTAAAAAGTGGGCCATCAGCTTTCAGAACGGCGCCATGGTGCGTTTTGAGAATTGGTACGAAAAACGTATCGCACATTCCCTTAGAGGTAAAAATGTATACTGGTACTTCGGTATTACTTTCGCTCTATTGATTGCCGTATTTATGGCTTTCGGGGCTTCGTTGGGCAGTGGACGTACGAAGGTGGAATTTTTCCCCGACAACAAACCCAATGAGATCTATGCCTATATAGAATACCCGCAGGGAACGTCTATTGAAAAGACCAATAAGCTTACCAAAGAAATCGAAAAAAGGGTATTCGAGGTAGCAAACCAAGACAAATACACCGATGGGGAGCACAACTTTTTGATTGAATCAGCAGTATCGCAGGTAGGCGAGGGCGCCGGTAACCCCCAAACCGATGGAGGGTCGGCGGCAGAAATGCCACATCGAGGCAAAGTCACCTTGTCAATGCGCGAATTTAAATATAGAAACGGACTCGATACCGAAGTACTGCGTGGTGAAATTCAAGAAGCCTTGACCGGAATATTTCCCGGGGTGGCCATCTCGGTAGAAAAGGAAGCCAACGGACCTCCGGCCGGCTACCCTATCAACATAGAACTGGAAGGTAAGGATTACACCGAATTGATCAACACCGCCGAAGATATTCGAAACTTTATCAATACCAAGAACATAGCCGGTATTGAAGAGTTGAAAATCGATGTAAACAAGAGCAAGCCTTCTATGGAGGTTGTGGTGGATCGCGAAAAAGCAGGTGAGCTAGGCGTATCCGTAGGCCAAGTCGGACTACAACTAAGACGTTCGCTTTTTGGCGAAAAAGCAGGCGTATACAAACTGGATGGTGACGATTACGACATTAACGTTCGCTTTAATGAGGATATCCGGTATAATAAAAATGCCCTGTTCAACCAGAACATCATTTTTAGGGATCCCGCAAACGGCCAAATCAAGGAAATTCCTGTCTCGGCCGTAGCCAAGCAGAAAAACTCCTCAGGCTTTAGCGCCATAAAACACAAAGACAAGAAAAGGGTAGTTACCATCTACTCTCAATTGAAACCTGGTTTTAGTGATGCCGGAGCGATCGTGGCCGAGATCCAGAAAGAAATGGACAACTTCAAACAGCTTCCTAAAGATGTAAAAATCGATTTCACGGGCCAAATCGAAGAACAAAACAAGCAAATGCAATTTTTGGTCGGCGCTTTTTTCTCTGGACTAGGACTTATAATGCTCATATTGGTATTTCAATTTGGCGGTGTATCCAAACCACTGATCATTATGATTGCCATCTTCTTGAGCTTTATAGGAGTCTTTGGCGGATTGATGGTTACCGGATGGTCTTTTGTTATTATGATGACCATGATGGGTATTATCTCCCTCGCCGGTATCGTAGTAAACAACGGGGTCGTGCTGTTAGATTATACACAGATACTTATCGACCGTAAGAAAGTGGAACTCGGACTGAGCGACAAAGACCTTATCTCATTGGAAGAAGTCACCGAAATCATTACCAAAGGAGGTAAAGCCAGGTTACGCCCTGTAATTCTAACGGCCATTACTACCGTTTTAGGACTAATTCCCTTGGCAATAGGTCTCAATATCGATTTCTTCTCCCTGTTCTCTGAGTTTGACGCCAAAATCTATATGGGTGGAGACAACGTAGTGTTCTGGGGTCCATTGGCATGGACGGTTATCTTCGGATTAGTCGTTGCCACATTCTTGACCTTGATTATCGTACCGGTATTGTTCAACATTACCTATCGCATAAAAATTGCGGTTTGGGGAAGAAAAAAGGAACGCCCCATAAAGGCAGAAAACCATCTGGAAGCTTCCGCTTAA
- a CDS encoding efflux RND transporter periplasmic adaptor subunit — protein sequence MKKILYLATSALLFSACGGKQTSVIDIISEGNIETIRAKKTELSEKQRVLETELQKLDSAISSMSGEEKLPLVTTVVAKVGKFEHFLELQGDVKTKQNVLIYPEMSGTLQRVYVKEGQRVTKGQVLAVIDDGGRSSQLSQLKSQAALAKTTFERRKRLWEQKIGSEIEYLSAQTNYQAAEDAVKQAESQLGKSSIRAPFSGIIDDVIKDQGTVVSPGPGSEVFRIVNLSDMYIEVDVPETYLGGITKGKEAKVYFPVLGDSILTKVRQTGNFINPSNRAFSAEIPVPNKKGNIKPNLSAKVSINDYTNENAIVIPQGIISENAEGEQYVYVAQPTDGENEALLKKSIIQTGKTQGSHIEVLSGISDGDHIIEEGARSVKDGQKVKILNDQTDEQ from the coding sequence ATGAAAAAAATACTATATCTAGCGACCTCGGCCCTTCTCTTCTCCGCATGTGGAGGGAAACAGACCTCTGTGATCGATATCATTTCGGAGGGGAACATCGAAACCATACGGGCCAAGAAAACCGAACTTTCGGAAAAGCAAAGAGTCCTCGAGACCGAATTACAAAAGCTTGATTCGGCCATTAGCAGCATGAGCGGTGAAGAAAAACTGCCACTGGTTACCACCGTTGTGGCGAAGGTCGGAAAGTTCGAACACTTTTTAGAACTACAGGGCGATGTCAAGACCAAGCAAAACGTTTTGATCTACCCTGAAATGTCAGGTACCCTACAGCGTGTTTATGTGAAGGAAGGACAGCGTGTAACAAAAGGACAAGTCTTAGCGGTTATCGACGACGGAGGAAGAAGCAGCCAATTGTCGCAATTAAAGTCGCAAGCCGCACTTGCCAAGACCACCTTTGAACGCAGAAAACGCCTATGGGAGCAAAAAATAGGTTCTGAAATAGAGTATTTATCGGCACAAACCAATTATCAGGCCGCCGAAGATGCCGTAAAACAAGCCGAAAGCCAACTGGGCAAATCATCGATAAGGGCGCCGTTTTCAGGTATTATAGATGATGTCATCAAAGATCAGGGAACCGTTGTTTCTCCGGGCCCGGGATCTGAGGTTTTTAGGATCGTAAACCTTTCCGACATGTACATTGAGGTAGATGTACCTGAAACCTACCTAGGCGGGATAACAAAGGGCAAGGAAGCCAAGGTCTATTTTCCCGTTCTTGGCGATTCGATCTTGACCAAGGTGCGTCAGACCGGAAATTTCATCAATCCGAGCAACCGCGCATTTAGTGCTGAGATTCCCGTACCGAACAAGAAAGGGAACATCAAACCCAACCTTTCCGCCAAAGTGAGCATTAACGATTACACCAATGAGAATGCCATAGTCATTCCCCAAGGTATCATTTCGGAAAACGCCGAAGGCGAGCAATACGTTTATGTGGCCCAACCCACAGATGGCGAAAATGAGGCCCTATTGAAGAAAAGTATCATTCAAACAGGCAAGACCCAGGGCAGCCATATCGAAGTCCTCTCCGGTATCTCCGATGGCGACCATATCATTGAAGAAGGCGCCAGAAGTGTAAAAGACGGCCAAAAGGTTAAAATTCTAAACGACCAGACCGATGAACAGTAA
- the aspS gene encoding aspartate--tRNA ligase: MYRSHTCGELRESDINTKVTLSGWVQKTRDKGFVVWVDLRDRYGITQLVFDEDRTSSKLLEQARSLGREYVVQVTGEVIERTSKNPNIPTGGIEVLVDEVILLNKSKTPPFTIENETDGGEDLRMKYRYLDIRRNPVKNNLIFRSKVSMEVRKYLSDHSFVEVETPYLIKSTPEGARDFVVPSRMNEGQFYALPQSPQTFKQLLMVGGMDKYFQIVKCFRDEDLRADRQPEFTQIDCEMAFVEQEDILDTFEGLTKHLLKEIKGVEISAFPRITYDDAMRIYGNDKPDIRFGMEFGELNAVTQHKDFGVFNSAELVVGIAVPGGASYTRKELDALVNWVKRPQVGAKGMVYVKYNEDGSFKSTVDKFYDQEDLAKWAKITEAKPGDLICVLSGDANKTRTQLSALRMELAERLGLRNPNEFAPLWVIDFPLLELDEETGNYHAMHHPFTSPKPGQLELLETDPGAVRANAYDLVLNGNEIGGGSIRIHDRDVQSTMFKHLGFTPEEAQAQFGFLMDAFQYGAPPHGGIAFGLDRLVSILGGQETIRDFIAFPKNNSGRDVMIDAPAAIDQEQLHELKLKLDIEA; the protein is encoded by the coding sequence ATGTACAGAAGCCATACCTGCGGAGAATTACGCGAATCAGATATAAATACCAAGGTTACCCTATCGGGATGGGTACAAAAAACACGTGATAAGGGTTTTGTGGTCTGGGTAGACTTGAGAGACCGTTACGGTATAACCCAATTGGTCTTTGATGAAGACCGTACCTCTTCCAAATTACTCGAACAGGCCAGAAGCTTAGGCCGCGAGTACGTGGTACAGGTAACTGGCGAGGTCATTGAAAGGACCTCTAAAAACCCCAATATCCCAACAGGGGGCATTGAAGTACTCGTCGATGAGGTTATTCTCCTTAACAAGTCGAAAACCCCTCCATTTACCATTGAGAACGAAACCGATGGCGGTGAAGACCTTCGAATGAAGTACCGCTATCTTGATATTCGCAGAAACCCCGTAAAAAACAACCTTATTTTCAGAAGTAAGGTAAGTATGGAAGTTCGAAAGTACCTTAGCGACCATAGCTTCGTTGAAGTCGAAACCCCATATTTAATAAAATCAACACCCGAAGGGGCCCGCGATTTTGTAGTGCCCAGCCGAATGAACGAAGGGCAGTTCTACGCCTTGCCACAATCTCCACAAACTTTTAAGCAATTGCTTATGGTAGGGGGAATGGACAAATATTTTCAGATCGTAAAGTGTTTTCGCGACGAAGACCTAAGGGCCGACCGTCAGCCAGAATTCACACAAATCGACTGCGAAATGGCCTTTGTGGAACAAGAGGACATTCTCGATACCTTTGAAGGCCTTACCAAACATTTGCTAAAGGAAATCAAGGGGGTAGAGATATCGGCCTTCCCACGAATCACCTACGATGACGCCATGCGCATTTACGGAAACGACAAACCAGACATTCGCTTCGGCATGGAATTTGGCGAGCTTAACGCGGTTACCCAACACAAAGACTTTGGCGTATTCAACTCTGCAGAGCTAGTAGTGGGTATTGCCGTACCAGGCGGGGCCAGCTATACCCGTAAAGAATTGGATGCCTTGGTAAACTGGGTCAAAAGACCCCAAGTCGGCGCCAAGGGAATGGTCTACGTAAAATACAATGAAGACGGAAGCTTTAAATCTACCGTAGATAAATTTTACGACCAAGAAGACTTGGCCAAATGGGCCAAGATTACCGAGGCCAAACCAGGGGACCTTATTTGCGTACTCTCTGGGGACGCCAACAAAACCCGAACCCAACTCAGTGCCCTAAGAATGGAACTTGCCGAAAGACTGGGCTTGCGCAACCCGAATGAGTTCGCACCGTTATGGGTTATTGACTTTCCGTTATTGGAACTCGATGAAGAAACAGGGAATTACCATGCCATGCACCACCCCTTTACCTCTCCAAAACCAGGTCAACTGGAATTACTGGAAACCGACCCTGGCGCAGTACGCGCCAATGCGTATGATTTAGTATTGAACGGTAATGAAATAGGGGGAGGTTCCATCCGTATTCACGACAGGGACGTACAGAGCACAATGTTCAAACACCTTGGCTTTACCCCTGAAGAAGCACAGGCCCAATTCGGCTTTCTTATGGACGCCTTTCAGTACGGCGCTCCACCACATGGAGGTATCGCCTTTGGTTTAGACCGATTGGTATCTATTTTGGGGGGACAGGAAACGATAAGGGACTTCATTGCTTTTCCAAAGAACAACAGCGGACGTGATGTTATGATCGATGCTCCAGCAGCTATTGACCAGGAGCAACTTCATGAACTAAAGCTCAAATTAGATATTGAAGCGTAA
- a CDS encoding RagB/SusD family nutrient uptake outer membrane protein, producing the protein MKLYKNKFLLCSLVLLGLGSCQVQEFSDLNSPEVEAFQENITRGDLPDLVGGILYSSRVNLGNYFDDTGVIGREFFRFSASDPRLTGDLLGGGTNTLDNNTFYITNPWAARYRTVKNANLILGFIDGPDQSDQFSDEELNATKGFLKTFIAYELLLNLNLTDENGIRLDVADEQNLGPFVSKSEALSGIRTILEDAATDLGNGGDAFPFFLPSGFDGFDTPATFLEANQAIAARVATYQGDAAATLSFLENSFMNLTSAQDDLSTGLYYNFSEDQTDALNPMYFPVEATAAGARIAQPTFLSDAEAGDNRLSKVAERSEPLTQDGLTGGYAVALYKTDTDPIPMIRNEELILMYAEANITVDPIEAVAAIDLIRESAGLPAYTGNTDAASLIDEVLNQRRYSLYAEGHRWIDMRRYGRLDELPKDRPEDDVWTMFPIPLTENQ; encoded by the coding sequence ATGAAATTATATAAAAACAAATTTTTACTTTGTTCCTTGGTCCTTTTAGGGCTAGGATCATGTCAGGTCCAAGAGTTTTCCGATTTGAACAGCCCAGAAGTAGAGGCGTTTCAAGAGAACATCACAAGGGGTGACCTACCGGACCTTGTGGGCGGGATTCTATACAGTTCAAGAGTCAACTTGGGGAATTATTTTGATGATACCGGAGTAATCGGAAGGGAGTTTTTTCGATTTTCTGCCTCTGATCCGCGTTTGACCGGGGATTTATTGGGAGGAGGAACCAACACTCTTGACAATAATACTTTCTATATTACAAACCCTTGGGCCGCACGTTATAGAACGGTCAAAAACGCGAATTTGATTTTGGGCTTTATTGATGGCCCAGATCAGTCGGACCAGTTTTCCGATGAAGAACTGAATGCTACTAAAGGCTTTCTTAAAACCTTTATAGCTTATGAACTGTTGTTGAATTTGAACCTTACCGATGAGAACGGTATCCGCCTCGATGTCGCCGATGAGCAGAATTTAGGACCTTTTGTTTCAAAATCCGAAGCTTTGAGCGGTATTCGTACCATTTTAGAAGACGCGGCTACGGATCTTGGCAATGGAGGGGATGCTTTTCCTTTTTTCCTTCCTTCAGGCTTCGATGGTTTTGATACCCCAGCTACATTTCTTGAGGCCAACCAAGCTATTGCGGCAAGGGTGGCAACATATCAAGGAGATGCGGCGGCAACTTTATCCTTTTTGGAGAATTCGTTTATGAATTTGACCTCTGCTCAAGATGATTTAAGTACCGGTCTTTACTATAATTTTTCCGAAGACCAGACAGATGCACTTAACCCTATGTACTTCCCTGTTGAAGCGACGGCAGCCGGTGCGCGAATAGCCCAACCTACCTTTTTGTCCGATGCCGAGGCCGGCGACAATAGGTTAAGTAAGGTTGCGGAGCGTAGCGAACCTTTGACCCAAGATGGATTAACGGGAGGCTATGCGGTGGCTTTGTATAAAACCGATACGGACCCTATTCCGATGATTCGTAACGAGGAGTTGATATTAATGTACGCCGAGGCAAATATTACGGTAGATCCGATTGAAGCCGTTGCCGCTATCGACCTTATCCGTGAAAGTGCTGGTTTACCGGCATATACGGGTAATACCGATGCAGCTTCTTTAATTGATGAGGTACTAAACCAAAGAAGGTATTCCCTCTATGCAGAAGGACATCGATGGATAGATATGAGAAGGTATGGTCGGTTGGATGAACTACCTAAAGACAGACCGGAAGATGATGTATGGACGATGTTCCCAATTCCTCTAACCGAGAATCAGTAA
- a CDS encoding SusC/RagA family TonB-linked outer membrane protein, whose protein sequence is MKQTLFGKLYFLLFFVLPTVVLAQGTIKGNTTDESGMPLPGVNVVVKGTMNGTTSDFDGIYEIRVNNFPATLVFSYLGYADKEVEVTGTSTLDVALKESATGLDEVVVTGLATSVKRSNSANAVASVSAAELTGRTPPSTLDGALYGKFAGAVVNSNSGAPGGGISVKLRGATSITGNTQPLYIVDGVYIDNSSIAGGLNVVSEAAGQGSDANQDNPSNRIADINPEDIANIEILKGASAAAIYGSRAAAGVVIITTKKGVAGETKFKFSQSTGFSQAIRLFGLRNYSEDRVFDLFYSPSDDPSEDQSSRDAANAQVALFSQAKNSGGLIDYEKEIFGEKGLISITNFSMSGGDEKTRFFSGITYNNENGIVKNTGYEKASIRLNLDHRATDYLKFALSSNYIYSSSDRGFYNNDNTGATIGVGLVSTYPWYDLFPNADGVYPDYALGASNILQTRDQVTNNEKINRVIMGGTANLDIYKAEKSNLELILRGGLDFYQLQTRAIFPKDLQFQKPSNGGRNGVSVQGETINKNYNLSAFLVHNYFTENNLRFRTQAGLTNEFFDRNTDLITATGLVASETNVDQAANTGVDQTRVRQEDAGFFVQEEVNFQDKIIATVGLRGDKSSNNGNANEMAYYPKASLALSLNEFDFWKEDSFWNQLKLRVAYGEAGNFPPSGALFTSYNAFSTDGILGISLIGRRGDSELKSERQKELEFGTDLNFFNGRLGLSATYYIKMVDDLILLASLEPSTGYTQRYVNAGSLRNKGIEISLNTVPVATENFQWDLGVNFFKNASEVTQLDVPAYNTGAFGAGLGSYRLEEGKSATQIVGSYGDELRVIGDGEPDFQMGFSNNLSYKKLQLSFLWQWKQGGDNINLTNLLSDLNGTSADYDDITLDPAGVTPNGKYRPDANADVFVQDASYLRLREIGLYYTLDSENLPNVFGDYVESVKFGLSGSNLINIFDYNSYDPEVSNFGGGTIFTGVEVTPFPSSKRYMFNVAINF, encoded by the coding sequence ATGAAACAAACTTTATTTGGAAAGTTGTATTTCTTGCTGTTTTTTGTGCTACCGACCGTGGTTTTGGCGCAGGGGACAATCAAAGGAAATACTACAGATGAGAGTGGGATGCCGCTTCCAGGGGTCAATGTCGTTGTTAAAGGAACAATGAACGGAACTACTAGTGATTTTGACGGTATTTATGAGATTCGGGTGAATAATTTTCCTGCGACCCTAGTTTTTTCTTATTTGGGATATGCCGATAAGGAAGTTGAAGTTACCGGTACTTCAACATTGGATGTTGCCTTAAAAGAATCGGCTACGGGTCTTGATGAGGTAGTTGTTACAGGTTTGGCAACTTCGGTAAAGCGATCGAATTCCGCCAATGCCGTTGCCTCGGTTTCGGCTGCGGAACTTACGGGCAGAACACCTCCATCTACCCTTGATGGGGCCTTGTATGGTAAATTTGCCGGAGCCGTGGTCAATTCTAACTCGGGTGCTCCCGGTGGTGGTATTTCGGTGAAATTGCGTGGTGCAACTTCAATAACGGGTAATACACAACCCTTATATATAGTAGATGGTGTATATATTGACAACTCTTCCATTGCTGGGGGATTAAATGTGGTCTCCGAGGCAGCAGGGCAGGGAAGTGATGCCAACCAAGATAACCCATCGAACCGTATTGCCGATATCAATCCAGAAGATATAGCGAACATCGAAATATTGAAAGGTGCCTCAGCAGCGGCCATATATGGGTCAAGGGCTGCCGCGGGTGTTGTAATCATTACCACGAAAAAAGGGGTGGCGGGAGAAACGAAATTCAAATTTTCACAATCGACAGGTTTTAGTCAGGCCATCCGCCTTTTTGGACTACGGAACTACAGCGAAGACCGGGTCTTTGATTTGTTTTACTCCCCAAGTGACGATCCTTCAGAAGATCAGTCTTCCCGTGATGCTGCCAATGCTCAAGTGGCCCTGTTTTCACAGGCAAAAAACTCTGGGGGACTTATTGATTATGAAAAAGAGATATTTGGCGAGAAGGGGCTTATCAGTATTACCAATTTTAGTATGAGCGGTGGTGACGAGAAGACAAGGTTTTTTTCGGGAATTACCTATAATAATGAAAACGGTATCGTAAAAAATACGGGATATGAAAAAGCTTCGATACGACTTAATCTCGATCATCGAGCTACCGACTATTTGAAATTTGCATTGAGTTCGAATTATATCTACTCTTCATCGGACAGGGGTTTTTACAACAATGATAACACCGGTGCAACTATCGGGGTTGGTCTAGTTTCTACATATCCGTGGTATGACCTGTTTCCAAATGCAGATGGTGTGTATCCAGATTACGCGCTCGGGGCTTCCAATATTTTGCAGACCCGTGATCAGGTGACCAACAATGAAAAAATTAATAGGGTAATCATGGGGGGTACGGCCAACCTTGATATTTACAAAGCTGAAAAATCAAATTTAGAATTGATTTTAAGAGGAGGGCTTGATTTTTATCAATTGCAGACCCGAGCCATCTTTCCTAAGGACCTACAGTTTCAAAAACCTTCCAATGGAGGTCGTAACGGGGTGTCCGTTCAAGGGGAAACCATCAACAAAAACTACAACCTTTCGGCTTTTTTGGTGCATAACTACTTTACTGAAAACAACCTTCGTTTTCGTACACAGGCAGGTTTGACCAATGAATTTTTTGACCGAAATACAGACTTGATTACGGCAACCGGTCTAGTGGCTTCTGAAACCAATGTTGATCAAGCCGCCAATACAGGGGTCGACCAAACACGGGTGCGTCAAGAAGATGCGGGATTCTTTGTACAGGAGGAAGTCAATTTTCAAGACAAAATTATCGCCACCGTTGGTTTAAGGGGGGATAAGTCATCGAACAATGGTAATGCCAATGAGATGGCTTATTATCCCAAGGCGTCTTTGGCGCTTAGCCTTAACGAATTCGATTTTTGGAAAGAAGATTCTTTTTGGAACCAATTAAAACTAAGGGTCGCTTATGGTGAGGCAGGTAATTTCCCTCCTTCCGGTGCTTTGTTTACTTCCTATAACGCCTTTTCTACAGATGGAATTTTGGGCATCAGCTTAATAGGAAGGAGAGGGGATAGTGAACTGAAATCGGAGCGTCAAAAGGAATTGGAATTTGGTACTGACCTGAATTTTTTCAATGGCCGTTTAGGATTGTCTGCAACCTATTACATCAAAATGGTTGACGATTTAATTTTGTTGGCTTCCTTAGAGCCTTCCACGGGATATACGCAGAGATACGTTAATGCGGGAAGCCTTCGTAATAAGGGTATAGAGATTTCTTTGAATACGGTTCCTGTTGCTACGGAAAATTTTCAATGGGATTTGGGCGTCAATTTTTTCAAGAATGCTTCCGAAGTTACCCAACTTGACGTACCTGCCTATAATACAGGAGCCTTCGGTGCAGGTTTAGGAAGTTACAGGCTTGAAGAAGGTAAGAGTGCCACTCAAATTGTAGGCTCATATGGAGATGAACTTAGGGTAATTGGTGATGGTGAACCTGACTTTCAGATGGGTTTCAGTAATAACCTAAGCTACAAAAAGCTTCAGTTGTCCTTCTTATGGCAATGGAAACAGGGCGGGGACAATATCAACCTGACCAACCTGTTGTCTGATTTGAACGGAACAAGTGCCGACTATGACGATATTACTTTGGATCCAGCTGGTGTAACTCCTAACGGAAAATATAGGCCCGATGCGAATGCCGATGTTTTTGTTCAGGATGCTTCCTATTTGAGGTTAAGGGAAATCGGACTCTACTATACCTTAGACAGTGAGAACTTGCCCAATGTTTTTGGAGACTATGTAGAGAGTGTTAAGTTCGGCCTTTCGGGTTCCAATTTGATCAATATCTTTGATTACAATAGTTATGATCCAGAGGTGTCCAACTTCGGTGGAGGAACAATTTTTACAGGAGTTGAGGTAACACCCTTTCCTTCCTCCAAAAGATATATGTTCAACGTAGCGATTAACTTTTAA